One Callithrix jacchus isolate 240 chromosome 4, calJac240_pri, whole genome shotgun sequence genomic window, GTATTGCCAGAATTGCTTAGATCCTAAATCAAGAGATAGAAACAACCTTTGGGTacactttgagaaaataaatgacaaagtgGTACTATGATCCTGACTCTTGGGTGCCCTTAAATTCAGTCATCTCTGAggcaatctttttctttcttttttttccttcttaagttGTTCTACTTTACCTTTTCTCTGATCTGTGGAAAGCAAGGCTACTACTCAAATAAAAGCCTAGCCAATTATTTACTTTCTATTGAAAATGGGCAGCAGTTGTGGTTTTATATTTCTGAATTGTTGGGCCTACTTGGCATGGTATAACATAAGCAAAGAAAGATTGCTTTGTAATTTGAGTTCCATAGGCAATATAATAATACCCCGACAGGGTATGAGCAGATGAAAAATGGATAATAGTATGCTTAAACTTTATATCCAGAAAatcatttcttgattttttaccAGATTTTGCTAAGGCTGTCAGTCATTATTGACCACATATTAATATGTTTGCTTTATTGCCAGTTTGGAATCTAGTTGAGGCTGAATTTCAGTCAATACTTTTCTGAATCAAAGCCTAGAGTTTTAATTAATCTAACAAATTACTATACTTCTTAATTGAAGTAGGTCATGACATGCTGCTGTTTCCTGCTTCTGGTATTCTTATTTTGAATATAGCATGTTTATGCCCTGTAACAAACAGTGTATAAAACAACAGCATGCCTATAAAAAGGAGAGTGGcctattctttttaaagattttgggAATGTTACATTATTATGTTAAAGTTTACATGAAATAAGTAAGCCTAGGTGACCTGAAAAAGATATAAAGAGTAGGTGTGAGGAAAAGAAATTTAGAGAAGGCAgcatgaaaaatatattaagatcTACATTGCTAACAATGTTTTAGCTCTATTTTTGGGatctttcctttaaatattttaataagtgttCTCCATAACTTAACTCTTATGAAATGGCTATAGTtggtaatatttattaagttctaacataacattattttaaattatcactgatgttaaattatattttgaactTTAAATGACCACAAAAAGTTCCTCTAAGATCTTCTGGCATTAAAAGTTTGAGTTGGCATCTCCGGAGCGGTTGCCGCCGACCGCTGCAGGCGCTCCCCTTTGAGAAAGAACCAGCCGGGCCGCAGCCTCTGCAGCTCCTAGCTCGCGTTCTCGGCTCTCCTGCCTGCCCAGCTGCGCGGCGGGGCGGAGTGCAGCGAGGCCCGGACTGCGAACTCCCGGcagccccctctccctccctcggCGCTGCGTGTAGGCCGCGCCCTCAGGCCCAGTCCTTGGCGGCCCCGGCGGGTGATGCCAAATACAGCCATGAAGAAAAAGGTGCTACTGATGGGGAAGAGCGGGTCGGGGAAGACCAGCATGAGGTCGATTATCTTCGCCAATTATATTGCTCGCGACACCAGGCGCCTGGGGGCCACCATTGACGTGGAGCACTCCCACGTCCGATTCCTGGGAAACCTGGTGCTGAACCTGTGGGACTGTGGCGGTCAGGACACCTTCATGGAAAATTACTTCACCAGCCAGCGAGACAACATCTTCCGTAACGTAGAGGTTTTGATTTACGTGTTTGACGTGGAGAGCCATGAACTGGAAAAGGATATGCATTATTACCAGTCATGTCTGGAGGCCATCCTCCAGAACTCTCCTGACGCCAAAATCTTCTGCCTGGTGCACAAAATGGATCTGGTTCAGGAGGATCAGCGCGACCTGATTTTTAAAGAGCGAGAGGAAGACCTGAGGCGTCTGTCTCGCCCGCTGGAGTGTGCTTGTTTTCGAACGTCCATCTGGGATGAAACGCTCTACAAAGCCTGGTCCAGCATCGTCTACCAGCTGATTCCCAACGTTCAGCCCCTGGAGATGAACCTCAGGAATTTTGCCCAAATCATCGAGGCCGATGAAGTTCTGCTGTTCGAAAGAGCTACGTTCTTGGTTATTTCCCACTACCAGTGCAAAGAGCAGCGAGACGTCCACCGGTTTGAGATCAGCAACATCATCAAGCAGTTCAAGCTGAGCTGCAGTAAATTGGCCGCTTCCTTTCAGAGCATGGAAGTTAGGAATTCAAACTTCGCGGCTTTCATCGACATCTTCACCTCAAACACGTACGTGATGGTGGTCATATCAGATCCGTCGATCCCTTCTGCGGCCACCCTGATCAACATTCGCAATGCCAGgaaacactttgagaagctggaGAGAGTGGATGGCCCCAAGCACAGTCTCCTCATGCGTTGAATAGTCCCAAATGCTCTTTCTGAAAATGCTGAGTTGCCTTTTTTGTTTgcatcctttatttttaatattcataatgTTGTGTGCTTAAAAGTGGGCTTTGAAGTGTGTGCTGCtttctcctttcatctttctccccTGCTCTCCAGTCTTTAAACCTTGGACGCTACTTACTCAGCTACCCAGTAGAGCTTGAAGCTGGCTCTTCTGAGAAGATGGTATGGTGTAACACTAAAGTAGGTGGTTCGTGTGTGTTCTGATTACCTGGTTATAATAGATATGCACATCAAAGCCTTTACCAGTATCTTCCTGTATTCCATATCAGATTGCAAAGATGGAATGTTactattttatcagcaaggtattaaaatgcatttataaattcaaaaataaaaaataaaaataaaagtttgagtTAAGATGAATTAGTTCTATAAAAaacatgtgtgtgtttatagacCATGATTCTAAGCTAGGATGGTAAAGTGTTCTCTATTAGTGGCTCTATTCAGATtcctgatttgaaaaaaaaaatagtaggctGAAATAATTATTACCTATATTCAGCTGTGACAATATATGACTATCACTTGCAGCATTTGGTTTCCCGTCCTGTGGATATCTTCACTAACACAGAAACTTGAAGACAGATTATCCTAATGGCCAGCATCATCCATGGAGAATTGAGGGAAATATAAGGGAACATTAATGTGTGTTGACTATATTCCAGGAAGTATGCTAGAGGCTTTTCACAGATTATTTCTGTAGTTCCCTCAGCATACATATAAGAGTTAATTGTTTGATTAAACCACATGAAGTTGCCATCTCTGTAGGTGAAAAACTGTTGAATATCAGCAGTTTCATGTGGATTATCCTAAACTTTACTCTCTTTAGCTTGTAATAAGaacactgaggcttagagaagatAAGTAATTTGCCCATATTTGCGGCTATTAGGTGGCCAACCTGGAATTTAAACACAGTCCACTCTTTtcaataagtattttattatagctgTTTCTATTTGCATGTAAATAATACATCAAAtccttttcaaattatattttaatgagtTAAATGTAATCCTACCATATAGTTTTTCTTACTAGAAGGCTTCTACCTTTTCTGtttaatatattatacattaacTCTTGATAGAGAACTATAGAAATATAGCTATTGTATATCAGTACACACagtttgcattttaataagagtATTTTGTATATAGAGACCACAATTGGtagcatttttttccatttattatatTCTTAAGCAAAGTTTTGATTATGGTTCTTTATTagagatttttttggttttgtgtgtgCGTATAGGGATGTGAGGTATAGTAAACTTTTGGAAACACAATCTGTCTTTACAATTGGCTTCTTACaaattgtttttgttgcttttgcaTACTTATTTTGTCTTATCTATGATCAGCAAGTGTTGGGTGCAGTTTCATAGGTGACCAAATCAGGCACACTCTAACtggtttaaaatatgtttatttgggggtccaaagtggctcccgccggaggtcatggcgctcgggaaggcgaggtcatcagttcaaggctaacctgagcaacctcataagctcaaactgattggcaatatatatatatgtttatttggtCTATATTTAAAGGAATTGGTGTGTAACAATTTGAGTTTGGCAGGCTTTGATATAATGGTCCTAGCCTGTTATATTAACATAGAGGCCACTATGCAGGAGCCATCTTGGCCCATTTATTTAACACTGTGCTATCCAGGTATACAGctatctagaaaaaaaacaacaacacagcaAAGCCTCCACTGATGATCTTCAGTGATCACTGTGCTTCTccagaaactaagaaaaaagaactttaCTAATTGCCGCTCTGTTCTCTTGTGAGTTTATAAGATAAGATCCATTCTCTTATTTTGAGTACCTGTACATGTCATGGACAGTACTCAATAATCCATGTAACTAGAACAGTTCTTGGTATGtaacaggtactcaataaatgtttgtgagTAAATGAATGACCTCTAAGTCACACAACAGTATTAGAAGGTAGATATTGTTAAAATTCTTTCACAGATTAGGGTTCTACCTACCTGTAACAACGGTTTTGGATTTCTTATTTTTGGTGTCCCTGTATCACTGGCAGATGAGCGCGCGTACAAAAACACATTGTTCTATAAGTTAGTTAATGGCAAAGAAAAGAAGACTGAGCCCTCACCTACACATTCAGCTCATATAAACTGTTGGTTAGTATGCTCCAAACACATCCTGAGTCTCTGTCTTCACTTCCACCCAGTATTTAAGCAGTTAACAATGTGTAAGAGACAGGTCATGAATGTTGGAGTCAGACCTGAATCCTGCTCTATATACTATAAGAAAATAGCTTAAGACAAATAACCTCTTTTGTCTTCAATATCAAACCTTGTAAAATAGGACCAATAATATACATCTCATAGTGTAATTTtcagaatgagataaaataatgTATCTCAAGCACCTAGCAAAAGATTTGGCTTATAGTtaaatgctcaacaaatgttagttTCTGTCCCTACTTTTTGAGCCTACATTTTCTGCATTAAGGCATTTTCTTAATGCTCATTTTACTATGACTTTGCCAGTATAGAATGTTCAGGGTGGGGACACTTGAAGAAAGTGAATCACTCCTTCTTAACTTCCTTTCCTTTACCCAGGAATGGTTCTAGAGGTGAATTTAACTTTACAATTTCCTCAAAAACTGCAATGTATAACAATAAATGAATCTTAATTCTGGTTTATTATTATAGTTGGGAAACACAGTAGGAGCTGGACAAAAACTGACATGGGAGTAGTCCCATAATCCCTGCCCCTGCATAGGAAGGGACCTGGAAAATACTAATCATTTCTTCATGTGACAGCAGGTTGCTATTGGGGTGAGTGAGGCTATTGGGCATAAGATGAGGTGCTTCCTTTCAATGAAATTATGCTTTCTATGAGAAGGTGTGACAATGTAGAGCTTTTGGTTCTGGAAGAATATATGCCAGATATCCTTATCCTCTGTTAGAAAATACTTGTAAtgtaatgtatataatatttatttattcatttagagaaatgttttgctgtttgtttttatatttttggatgatacatttattttttctctttgaaaattcTAATGACCATCTGCAGTACTAGGAACTAGAGAAGTTATTATGACACTATGTTTCAGATTCAGTTAAGATTACTGGTAAATTGCATacattagcttttaaaaatttggggCAGATTCTAGACACCTATATGTtagcttttaaaacaaaatgtgtcCCTCTTAAATGCTGgaaaaatctcaaaaaagaaaagaacataaaatctGTTCTGCATGTTTCTCTGAGAATATTTTTCAGCATGTATAGACTTAACTTCATTTAATTAACTTTGGTTGAAAGTGAACCAATTTTTTCTTCCTGCAgtagctgatttttttcttggttctatGACCACTGACTCTAACAGCCAACCCATTCTTCTGGAAACTCTTCTTTCCTAAATTGTATCCCCTATCCTAGAAtgaccttttttgttgttgttctttattCTTCCTCCCTAAATTTAACTTCCTAACcttagttctatttttttctttctatatcaccTGC contains:
- the LOC100389765 gene encoding ras-related GTP-binding protein A-like codes for the protein MPNTAMKKKVLLMGKSGSGKTSMRSIIFANYIARDTRRLGATIDVEHSHVRFLGNLVLNLWDCGGQDTFMENYFTSQRDNIFRNVEVLIYVFDVESHELEKDMHYYQSCLEAILQNSPDAKIFCLVHKMDLVQEDQRDLIFKEREEDLRRLSRPLECACFRTSIWDETLYKAWSSIVYQLIPNVQPLEMNLRNFAQIIEADEVLLFERATFLVISHYQCKEQRDVHRFEISNIIKQFKLSCSKLAASFQSMEVRNSNFAAFIDIFTSNTYVMVVISDPSIPSAATLINIRNARKHFEKLERVDGPKHSLLMR